The Deinococcus puniceus genome segment CCTCAGCTACATGCCGTTCTTCTTTAAGGCCGTAGCGGTGGCCCTCCGCAAATACCCCAGCCTGAACACTTCGTTTGATGAGGCCACCGGGGAAATTGTGCAGAAGCGGTACTACCACATGGGCATGGCCGTCGCCACCGACGCGGGCCTGACCGTGCCCGTGCTGCGCGACGTGAATCATAAGAGTGTGTTCGACTTGGCCCGCGAAGTGATTGACCTCGCAGGCCGCGCCCAGAACGGCAAACTCAGTGCCGACGAACTCACGGGCAGCAGCTTCAGCATCACCAACATCGGCTCCATTGGTGCGCTGTTTTCCTTCCCGATCATCAACGTGCCCGACGCCGCGATTCTGGGCGTGCATTCCATCGTCAAGCGCCCGATTGTGAACGAACACGACGAGATCGTGGTGGCCCACATGATGTACCTGAGCCTGAGCTTCGATCACCGCCTCGTAGACGGCGCGGAAGCCGCCCGCTTTTGCAAAGAAGTGATCCGGCTCTTGGAGAATCCTGACCGGTTGATGTTGGAAGGGATGTAATTGCTGTAAGTGGTCAGTGGTGAGTGGGAAAAGCGGGAACTGCAACGACATTCTGTGTGCAGTTCCCGCTTTTATCTTTTTCCACTGACCACTAATTACTCGCCACTCACGGTTTTCAGCCGTTCACCACTTCGCCCCCGTTCACATGCATCACTTGCCCCGTCACGTAACTGCTGTCCTCGCTCGCCAAGTACACATAGGCAGGGGCGACTTCGGCGGGCTGGCCGGGGCGTTTCAAGGGCACGTCTGCGCCGTGTTCTCCTACCCGTTCGGCATCAAAGGTGGCCGGAATCAGGGGTGTCCAGATGGGGCCGGGGGCCACCGCATTCACGCGGATGCCCTGTTCGGCCAGCGCTTGGCTGAGGCTACGGGTAAAGGCCACCTGTGCGCCTTTGGTGCTGGAATAGTCCAGCAGTTGCGGGCTGCCCTTGTACGCCGTGACGCTGGTGGTATTGATGATGCTCGCGCCCTCTTTCAGGTGGGGCAAGGCCGCCTGAGTCACGTAAAACATCCCGAAGACGTTGGTGCGGAAGGTGGCCTGCAACTGCTCCGGCGTAATGTCGGTGATGCTGTCCTGCGGGTGCTGCTCGGCGGCGTTGTTTACCACGATGTCGAGGCGGCCAAACTTGTCTACCGTTTGCTGCACGGCGTCCTTGGCGATCTGGGGGTCACCCACGTCGCCCGCGATGGTCAGGCACCTCCGGCCTTCGCTCTCAATCATCTCGGCAGTGGCTTTGGCGTCCTCGTGTTCGTCCAAATACAGCACGGCCACGTCTGCGCCTTCCCGCGCAAAATGCACCGCCACCGCCCGCCCGATGCCGCTGTCTCCACCCGTGATCAGGGCGACTTTACCTTCCAGTTTGCCGCTGCCCCGGTAGTTGTCGCGCACCACGACGGGGGCCACGCTCATTTCCGCTTCGCTGCCGGGCTGCTCATCCTGCGTCTCGGCGGGCACCTGTTCGGGCATGTCCTGAATGGCGGCGGTTTCCGGCTGGCCCTGTTGGTTCAATTCATGCTGGTCTGAGGTCATGCGCCTATTTCACACGCCCCAGCCTGCTTTGTCCTTTAGAGCGCGTGTAGCAAATACAGGGAGAAGCCTCAGAAGGTCTTGGGCCTGACCAAAGAAAACGCCCACCCCCTTGCTGCTTGGGGGTGGGCGTTTTGAAAGGTTTGAGCTTTACAGAAGCCCTTTCACCGTCTTCACCACATTCGGCACACTGAAGCCGAATTTCTCGAACAGGATGGGCGCGGGTGCCGATGCACCGAAAGTGTCCATGCCGATGACTGCGCCGTCCAGACCGACCCATTCATACCAAGGCTGCTTGGTGGCGGCTTCAATCGCCACGCGCTTAACGCCGGGGGTCAGGACGCTGTCGCGGTAGCTGCGGTCTTGGGCGCGGAACACTTCCATGCAGGGCATAGACACCACGCGGGCACCGATGCCTTCGGCGGCAAGAGCGTCGGCACTAGACAGCGCGAGAGCCACTTCGCTTCCCGACGCGACCAAGATCACCTGTGCGTTGTCGGCGTCACGCAGCACATAGGCTCCCTTTTTTACGCCTGCATGGTTGCGGGGCAAAATCGGCAAATCTTGGCGAGACAAGATCAGGGCGGTGGGGCCTTTGCCGTATTCCAGCGCCATCAGCCACGCGGCGGCGGTTTCGTTGGCGTCGGCGGGCCGGATCACGTGTGCGCCGGGCACCGAACGCAGCATCGCCAGCTGCTCTATCGGCTGGTGCGTGGGGCCGTCTTCGCCCAACCCGATGGAATCGTGGGTCAGCACATAGGTCACGGGCTGCATCTGAAGGGCCGACAGGCGGAAGGCGGGCTTGAGGTAGTCCGCGAACACGAGGAACGTGCCCACCAACGGGCGCAGGCCACCGAACAGGCTCAGGCCGTTGGCGGCGGCGGCCATGCCGAATTCGCGCACGCCGAAGTACACGTTGCGGCCCGCGTAATTGCTGCTGTCCAGCGTGCCGCCGTCCGTAATGGTGGTTTTGGTGCTGCCACTCAGGTCGGCGCTGCCGCCCATCAGACCCGGTACCACTTTGGCCAGCGCATTGATGACTTCGCCGCTGGTGACGCGGGTGCCCGACGCCTTGCCGCCCACTTCATAGCTGGGCAGCGCGTCGGCCAGATTTGCGGGCAGTTCACGGGCCAGCATGGCGTCCAACTCCAAGGCCAGTTCGGGGTGGGCGGCGTGGTAGCCCGCCATCATCTCGTTCCACTGGCCTTCTTGCTCCGCGCCGCGTGCGGTGGCGTCCATGTGGGCCTTCACTTCGTCCGGCACGGTAAAGGGCGGGTAGTCCCAGCCCAGCGCGGCTTTGGTAGAAGCGACGCCTTCTGCTCCCAGTGGCTCGCCGTGCGCTTTGCTGGTGCCTGCGCGGGGGCTGCCGAAGCCGATGACGGTGCGAACGTGAATCAGCGTGGGCTGATCTTTGTTGGCCTTGGCCTGCTCGATGGCGGCGCGGATTTCGTCCAGATTATTGCCGTCCTGCACGCGCAGCACTTGCCAGCCGTAAGCACGGTAGCGCTCCGAGGTGTTCTCGGATTCGGCCTTGTCGGTGGCGGTATCCAGCTGCACTTGATTGTCGTCGTGCAGCCAGATCAGGCGGCCCAGTTTCAGGTGTCCGGCCAGCGCTGCCGACTCGTGGTTCACGCCTTCCTGCAAGTCTCCGTCGCCCAAAATGGAGTACACGAAGTTGTCGAACACGGGGAAGCCTTCACGGTTGTAGCGGGCGGCCAAGTGCGCCTGCGCCATCGCCATGCCCACCGTCATCGCCGCGCCCTGACCCAGTGGCCCCGTGGTGGCGTCCAGCCCTTTGGTATGAAAAAACTCCGGGTGGCCGGGCGTCTTGCTGCCCCACTGCCGGAAGTTTTTGATGTCTTCCAGCGGCATATCGTACCCGGTCAGGTGCAGCAGCGAGTAGATGAGCATGCTGGCGTGGCCCGCCGACAGCACGAAGCGGTCACGGCCCGCCCATTCGGGGTTGGCGGGATTGTGGCGCAGGAAATCCTGCCACACCACGTAGCCCATCGGCGCGGCTCCCAGCGGCGCACCGGGATGCCCGCTGTTGGCCTGCTGCACGCCGTCGATGCTGAGGGTGCGGATGGTGTTGATGCTCAGTTGCGCCGCGCCGGAGGTCTGACCCGTGGCCTGCTCTGTGCCGCTCTGTTCTGGGCTTGTGGACATGCCGCCCATCTTAACCTGCCCGCCGATGGTGTACACCGGACACGAATAGGCTGGCCTTCATTTTCCGCCTACATCCGGCCCCCGGATTTCTAGTCCACCTGCTCTGCCCCGAACACCCGCCCCGGCGCGGCGTACTCGTCCCTCGCTGCTACCAACTGAATTTCGCGGGTTCCGGCTTGGTGCGTGCGCTCTAGCAGAACGTACAGGGCGCTCATGGACAGGCTCAGCGCCGTCGCTACGTTTCCAGTCCGGACGAATTGCCCCAAAAACAGCGCGGCAATAGCGTCTCCGGTGCCGTTGCGCGGTGGGTCGAGCGGCAGCAGCGGCGTGCGGCACAGCCAAGCGCCCTCATCCGTCACTGCCAGCGTTTCAATTGTGTCTTGCGGCGCGTCACTGCGGGTCAGGCTGGTCACCAACACAATTTGGGGGCCGTTGGGGTTCAGGCGGCCCCGTAGGGCGTGTGCGGCGCTCAGGGCGTCTTGCAGTGTATTCACCGTTTGCCCGGTCAGGAGTTCCAGTTCAAATTGGTTGGGCGTCACGATGTCGGCGGCGGGAATGGCCTGTCCCGCGATCAATTCCGGCAGTTCGGGCCGCACGAACACGCCGCGTCCCACGTCGCCCATCACGGGGTCGCAGCAGTACAGGGCCGCCGGATTGGCCGCCCGCACGCGCTGCACCGCGCCGACAACAGCCGCCACCGTACCTTCGCTGCCCATGTAGCCGCTGAGGACGGCGTGACACCCCGGCAGTGCGCCGCGTGCCTCTATGCCGTCCAGCAATTCGGCCACCAGTTCGGGCGGAAACACCGCGCCAGTCCACGCCCCGTACCCGGTGTGATTGGAAAACTGCACCGTGTTCACCGCCCAGACCTCGAACCCGAGGCATTGCAGCGGGAACACGGCGGCGGCGTTGCCCACATGCCCGTAGCTGACCCAAGACTGGATGCTGAGAATATTGAGCGGCAGAGTTACAGATGCTGGAGCGGGGGCGGTCATGCGTTCAGGATACGGCCTAGTGGACAGCCACAGGCATGTCTGTAGTTATTCTCACGCTGGGTAGTGCCGTCCGAGCTTCTCCCGCGCAGCTGGTGTTGAGAATTGCCAGTTCACGCGCACCGCCCGCGCATTGCGGTCGGTTTCCCAGGCATGTATCTCACGCTCGACGGCCTCTTTGCTGGCCAGACGTTGCCCAAGACACTGACGTTGCAGGGCCGACCATTCGAGTTCGGCCATGTTCAGCCAAGACGCATGTTTTGGCGTGTGTACCCACTCAAATCGACGAGTCAATTGCCGGGCTTCCTCTGCCGGAAGATGTTGATATAACGCCGCTGGGCTGTGTGTCGACAGCTGATCCAGGACGAGTGTGATCTTCTCTGCCTCGGGATAGTGTACCTCCAGGCTCTGGAGTTGCGCTGCGAACTCCGCATTTCCTCGTCGCTCGGTCACCGTGACCGTACGTTGACCCGTCAGGGGTTCGAAGGCCACGAAGAAATTCACCGTGCCGCACCGCTTGTATTCATGATCCACCCGTGCCGGGATTCCCGGCACGGGTGGCAATGGCTCACGGACATGATCAAGCAGCTGGTAGGATTTTTCATCGAAGCAGATGACCGGCCGCGAAGCGTCGTAGGGCTGAGCATACGTGTCCAGCACAGCTTCCATGCGCCAGACGAAGTCCGCGCCTACCTGAGCGACACACCAACTTTGAACTTGCCACGGTTTGAGCGCGTTTTTTTCAGTGTGCGCCGCACCGTCTCGTCACTAATACTGTCCACCACGCCTAAGGTCACCAGACGATCAGCCAAGAGCTGCATCGTCCACTTCTCCCGACCCTCAGGAGTCGAGCAGACTTCGGCAATCAGGATCGCCGTCTGCTGAGGATCCAGTTTCGGGGGCTGCTTAGGACGCTCTTTTTCGTACAGGGCAGCCTGCAGGCCGCCCTCAGCGTACTTCTTGCGAATGGATGCCACAGTCGCAGCATTGACGCCCTGACGCTGGGCCACCTCCTGATCGAGGAGCCCTTGCTCGCTCAGCAACAGCAGACGTGCGCGGGTCATGACCCGCGCACTGTGCACGCCTTTGCGCGTCATGTCCGTCAGCTGTTGCCGCTCATCGTCACTCAGCTTCACAACCCACTGCTTCTGTCGTCCCATTCCTGAGTCTAACCCATGTCATGCCTGTGGCTGTCCACTAGACGTGCTTTACCGAATAGAACTGGCTTTAAAGGGTTTGGCCCCCGCCGAAAACAGAACGTCCCAAGTGGCGCGGTCTACCCGCCCCGTCACGCCAAGGCCGTTGGCCGCCTGAAACGCCCGCACGGTGGCCGCCGTGACTGGCCCGAAATAGCCGTCGCCACGCCCGCCGCCGCTGGGCTGGGTCAGGGCGATCAGGCGGTTTTGCACGGCCAGCACGTCTTGTCCGTTCATGCGCTTGGGCAGCAGCTCCAGCGGGCGGGTGTACGTCAGCGGGGCCACTGAGGGTTGTGTCGCGCTGGGGGCGGGTGAAGGCGTTGCAGCGGCGACTGTCGGGGTCGGTACGGGAGGCGGCGTGCGAGCTGGGGGCGTCGGTGTAGGAGTGGGCGTCGTGGTCGGAGCCGGGGTGGGCGTAGGCCGGGTCAGCGTTACGCCACCAATTTGGGTGGAGTTGGCAGGCGGAGTGGCAGGCTTGGCCGCCGTGCTGGGCGTGGTCGGTGCGGCAGTGGGCGCGGGCGCACTGGCGGGCGGCGTGTCCACATACACCAGCGTTTGGGCGCGGCCATCGGGATCGGGTTGCAGGCGCACATACACGAAGCCCGCCGGGGTTTTGAGCCAATTGAACACGCTGCGTTGCTCGTCGCGGCTGCGCCATACCCCGTACAGGTCGGCTTCCAGTTCGGCCACCAATTTCATCCGCACATTTTCTACGGTGCCCCCTGTGCCCACGCAGGCCTTTAGGGTGGTGCCAATTTTGGCAAAACTGGTGGGGCAATTGCGGAGTACGCCGTCCAGCACGCCTGCCAGCCTCACCGCCGCCTTTTCTACATCCGCTTTGGCAGGAGCAGCGGCGGCAGGCGTACAGCAGGCAGAGGAGAGGGCAAACAAGAGGGCAACGCGCTTCATCAAACTAGAAGTAGCACGCACAGGTCAGGTGAGTCTGATGGGGCTGTCAGAAAGGATTGAGCGTGTCTTGATGTGGCTTTCAGCGGCAGGGGGCGCGGGCTGAAAGCGCCTGTGCCACGCTGAAGGCATGACCGCCACCCAGCAGACCCAATTCCGAATCACCGACGCAGCACAGGCCCGCGCCCTGCGGCAGCAGCATCATTTTCTGGCCCGCTTTCTCACCCCGCATTCTCCCAGCGACATCGCCGTGTCGGTGGGCATGGCCCCGAATCTGGCCCATCACCACGCCCGCAAACTGGCCGGATTGGGCCTACTGATCCGGCTGGAACGCAAGGCGGGCAAAGTGGCCTACCAACTGGCGGCGCGGGAATTTGTGGTGGCGTCCCGCCTGCTCCCGCCCGAAGATGGGCTGGGCAACGGCACGGCAGACATGCGGGAACTGTCGGCAGCCTTCCTGCACGCCTACGAACGGTCATGGGGCGTGATGCAGGGTGATGAGGACGGCACATTCAGCTTTGGAGACCACATCATTCCAGCGCCGCCCATCAGCCTCTTGGACAAGCCCGCCGTAGAACCCTACCCCACCCACTTTGATGCCCTGACCTTACGCCTCACGCCGGAACGCTACGCCCGCCTTGCCCGCGCCCTGAGCAACTTGATAGCCGAAGTCGCCGCCGAACCTCTGACCAATGAAGGCCAAGCTTGCACGCTGGCCGTGTTGGCCTTCGAGGGTGTGCCGGGTGAAGCGGGCGGGGAGATGCGGGGAATGTCGCGCCGCCTGAATTCCTTCCTTGGGGCGGAAGGGGCGACACAGCACTAAAAATAGAGCACTAAAAAAACTGCCCCCGCCGTGAAGCAGGAGCAGCGTTGAATGGCCTGAAAGCTAACGCTGTAAAGCGGAGGCTTAAGCGCCGACCAATGCCCGCTCTAGTCCGAACATGCGGTCATCCACGGCGAGGCTTTCGTTTCCGGCCTTGATGGTCGCAGCCAACGCCTTGGTTTCAGGGAACAGTTTGGCAAAGTAGAACTGCGCGGTCTGGACTTTGGCGAGGTAAAAGCCGTCGCGGTCTTGTCCGGCGGCAATCTTGGCGTGGGCAATTTTCGCCATGCGTGCCCACAGGTAGCCGTACACTACGTGCCCGAAAAAGCGCAGGTAATCCACCGCTACGGCGTTCACCTCGTCGGCACCTTCCGGGCCGCTCATGGCTTTCTGGCCCACCACCATCGTCAAGCTGCCCAGTTGGTTGGCGGCCTTGCCGAGTTGATCCAGCATGGCGGCCAAGTCGTCCTCGCCCTCATTTTCCTCGATAAAGGTCTGCAGGATGGTCGCCAGCTTTTGCAGCTTCTTGCCGCCGTCCATCAGCACCTTGCGGCCCAGCAAGTCCAGCGCCTGAATGCCGTTGGTGCCCTCGTAAATCTGGCCGATGCGGGCGTCGCGCACGTACTGTTCCATGCCCCACTCGCGGATATAGCCGTGACCGCCGAACACTTGCTGGCTCTGCACAGCA includes the following:
- a CDS encoding SDR family oxidoreductase: MTSDQHELNQQGQPETAAIQDMPEQVPAETQDEQPGSEAEMSVAPVVVRDNYRGSGKLEGKVALITGGDSGIGRAVAVHFAREGADVAVLYLDEHEDAKATAEMIESEGRRCLTIAGDVGDPQIAKDAVQQTVDKFGRLDIVVNNAAEQHPQDSITDITPEQLQATFRTNVFGMFYVTQAALPHLKEGASIINTTSVTAYKGSPQLLDYSSTKGAQVAFTRSLSQALAEQGIRVNAVAPGPIWTPLIPATFDAERVGEHGADVPLKRPGQPAEVAPAYVYLASEDSSYVTGQVMHVNGGEVVNG
- a CDS encoding peptidoglycan-binding domain-containing protein, which produces MKRVALLFALSSACCTPAAAAPAKADVEKAAVRLAGVLDGVLRNCPTSFAKIGTTLKACVGTGGTVENVRMKLVAELEADLYGVWRSRDEQRSVFNWLKTPAGFVYVRLQPDPDGRAQTLVYVDTPPASAPAPTAAPTTPSTAAKPATPPANSTQIGGVTLTRPTPTPAPTTTPTPTPTPPARTPPPVPTPTVAAATPSPAPSATQPSVAPLTYTRPLELLPKRMNGQDVLAVQNRLIALTQPSGGGRGDGYFGPVTAATVRAFQAANGLGVTGRVDRATWDVLFSAGAKPFKASSIR
- the pdxY gene encoding pyridoxal kinase, with product MTAPAPASVTLPLNILSIQSWVSYGHVGNAAAVFPLQCLGFEVWAVNTVQFSNHTGYGAWTGAVFPPELVAELLDGIEARGALPGCHAVLSGYMGSEGTVAAVVGAVQRVRAANPAALYCCDPVMGDVGRGVFVRPELPELIAGQAIPAADIVTPNQFELELLTGQTVNTLQDALSAAHALRGRLNPNGPQIVLVTSLTRSDAPQDTIETLAVTDEGAWLCRTPLLPLDPPRNGTGDAIAALFLGQFVRTGNVATALSLSMSALYVLLERTHQAGTREIQLVAARDEYAAPGRVFGAEQVD
- a CDS encoding IS630 family transposase (programmed frameshift), whose protein sequence is MGRQKQWVVKLSDDERQQLTDMTRKGVHSARVMTRARLLLLSEQGLLDQEVAQRQGVNAATVASIRKKYAEGGLQAALYEKERPKQPPKLDPQQTAILIAEVCSTPEGREKWTMQLLADRLVTLGVVDSISDETVRRTPEKNALKPWQVQSWCVAQVGADFVWRMEAVLDTYAQPYDASRPVICFDEKSYQLLDHVREPLPPVPGIPARVDHEYKRCGTVNFFVAFEPLTGQRTVTVTERRGNAEFAAQLQSLEVHYPEAEKITLVLDQLSTHSPAALYQHLPAEEARQLTRRFEWVHTPKHASWLNMAELEWSALQRQCLGQRLASKEAVEREIHAWETDRNARAVRVNWQFSTPAAREKLGRHYPA
- the tkt gene encoding transketolase, with amino-acid sequence MSTSPEQSGTEQATGQTSGAAQLSINTIRTLSIDGVQQANSGHPGAPLGAAPMGYVVWQDFLRHNPANPEWAGRDRFVLSAGHASMLIYSLLHLTGYDMPLEDIKNFRQWGSKTPGHPEFFHTKGLDATTGPLGQGAAMTVGMAMAQAHLAARYNREGFPVFDNFVYSILGDGDLQEGVNHESAALAGHLKLGRLIWLHDDNQVQLDTATDKAESENTSERYRAYGWQVLRVQDGNNLDEIRAAIEQAKANKDQPTLIHVRTVIGFGSPRAGTSKAHGEPLGAEGVASTKAALGWDYPPFTVPDEVKAHMDATARGAEQEGQWNEMMAGYHAAHPELALELDAMLARELPANLADALPSYEVGGKASGTRVTSGEVINALAKVVPGLMGGSADLSGSTKTTITDGGTLDSSNYAGRNVYFGVREFGMAAAANGLSLFGGLRPLVGTFLVFADYLKPAFRLSALQMQPVTYVLTHDSIGLGEDGPTHQPIEQLAMLRSVPGAHVIRPADANETAAAWLMALEYGKGPTALILSRQDLPILPRNHAGVKKGAYVLRDADNAQVILVASGSEVALALSSADALAAEGIGARVVSMPCMEVFRAQDRSYRDSVLTPGVKRVAIEAATKQPWYEWVGLDGAVIGMDTFGASAPAPILFEKFGFSVPNVVKTVKGLL
- a CDS encoding winged helix-turn-helix domain-containing protein, with the protein product MTATQQTQFRITDAAQARALRQQHHFLARFLTPHSPSDIAVSVGMAPNLAHHHARKLAGLGLLIRLERKAGKVAYQLAAREFVVASRLLPPEDGLGNGTADMRELSAAFLHAYERSWGVMQGDEDGTFSFGDHIIPAPPISLLDKPAVEPYPTHFDALTLRLTPERYARLARALSNLIAEVAAEPLTNEGQACTLAVLAFEGVPGEAGGEMRGMSRRLNSFLGAEGATQH